The following proteins come from a genomic window of Pleuronectes platessa chromosome 2, fPlePla1.1, whole genome shotgun sequence:
- the LOC128461664 gene encoding olfactory receptor class A-like protein 4, translated as MSEVLTVDAILFGLLVFSGILGNILVIHVVFQSASESPGRRLPSSDTILVHLSLANLLTSLFRTVPIFVSDLGLNVSLSPGWCRVFMLLWVWWRAVGCWVTLALSVFHCTTLRRQHVAFGPLAHQRERRRVWSVLGLVWGVNLVFSIPALVYTTHVHGNATVELMVISCTTRPLLGCIWEFPSQQQGSAFASTSLALNEVLPLVLMMFTNLATLQALAKHIRAVTSGGEGGGNHGELDKHVSTERKAAHVIMSLVSLFVVCWALQVAAVTYYNHDGGHHAEGLLTVAHFSASLFVGFSPMVVALGHGKLRRRIMSMILGWSKVLKRHRQVAEQGSTSPKGKQTVFVVQNERKIINVKEKIKAGK; from the exons ATGTCAGAGGTCCTCACTGTAGACGCTATTTTGTTTGGGCTCTTGGTTTTTTCTGGCATCCTGGGAAACATCTTGGTCATCCATGTG GTGTTTCAGTCAGCCAGTGAGAGTCCGGGTCGGAGACTCCCTTCTTCTGACACCATCTTGGTGCACCTGTCGTTGGCCAACCTGCTGACCTCACTCTTCCGCACGGTGCCCATCTTCGTGTCAGACCTGGGCCTGAACGTGTCTCTGTCTCCAGGCTGGTGCCGAGTCTTCATGCTGCTGTGGGTGTGGTGGCGAGCCGTGGGCTGCTGGGTGACTCTGGCGCTCAGTGTCTTCCACTGCACCACCCTGAGGCGACAGCACGTGGCCTTTGGACCTCTCGCACATCAGAGGGAGAGGCGGAGGGTGTGGTCCGTTCTAGGCCTGGTGTGGGGGGTTAACCTGGTCTTTTCCATTCCGGCCCTGGTGTACACCACCCACGTTCACGGCAACGCCACCGTGGAGCTGATGGTGATCAGCTGCACCACCAGGCCTCTGCTGGGCTGCATCTGGGAGTTCCCATCTCAGCAGCAGGGCTCAGCCTTCGCCTCCACCTCACTGGCTCTAAATGAGGTGTTGCCATTGGTGCTGATGATGTTCACCAATCTGGCCACACTTCAGGCTCTGGCCAAACACATCAGAGCCGTCACCtcagggggagaggggggaggaaatCATGGGGAACTGGACAAACACGTGTCCACTGAGCGAAAGGCAGCTCACGTCATCATGTCGCTGGTGTCGCTCTTCGTGGTCTGCTGGGCGCTGCAGGTCGCTGCGGTGACGTACTACAACCACGACGGGGGACACCACGCCGAGGGGCTGCTGACCGTGGCCCACTTCTCCGCCTCGTTATTTGTGGGCTTCAGTCCAATGGTGGTGGCGCTGGGACATGGCAAGCTGAGGAGAAGAATCATGAGCATGATACTGGGCTGGTCTAAAGTTCTGAAACGTCACCGTCAGGTCGCTGAACAGGGAAGTACATCTCCAAAgggaaaacaaactgtttttgttgttcaAAATGAGAGAAAAATCATAAATGTGAAGGAGAAGATTAAAGCAGGCAAGTGA
- the LOC128451645 gene encoding olfactory receptor class A-like protein 4 encodes MGLVGMGLRVTVSPAQNAFYIILVMLGILGNATVVVVIGKSVIKDHGGGRNSDIIIINMALSNLMVSLMRNTLLVISDMGLELYSSKEWCQFLMGVWVWLRSVNVWSTLYLSAFHFQTLRRVAPNSGNLHGTRNPAATLLLSMGLIWLLNFIYSIPAHIFSTNGNANSTETLMLVSSTTRPLLGCVWNFPSTYSGLAYATTSIVIHEVFPIILMAITNMGSLYTLYTHGRMRTSAPEGTVIKRVPAERRAAKVILALIMLFIASWGTSIISVNYFNYNQGSSADFLLVIARFANIIFIAMSPAILAVGHRKLRSTIKSLLSH; translated from the exons ATGGGGCTGGTGGGGATGGGACTTCGCGTCACTGTGTCCCCTGCACAAAATGCCTTTTACATCATCCTGGTGATGCTAGGAATCCTGGGTAATGCCACTGTGGTTGTGGTGATCGGTAAGAGTGTGATTAAGGACCACGGCGGAGGACGAAACTcggacatcatcatcattaacaTGGCGCTGTCTAACCTGATGGTGTCTTTGATGAGGAACACGCTGCTTGTGATCTCAGACATGGGACTCGAG CTGTACTCATCCAAAGAGTGGTGTCAGTTCCTGATGGGTGTCTGGGTGTGGCTGCGATCGGTCAACGTGTGGTCAACGCTCTATCTCAGTGCATTCCACTTCCAGACTTTAAGGCGCGTGGCTCCCAACAGTGGCAACCTTCACGGGACCCGGAATCCTGCCGCCACCCTGCTGCTGAGTATGGGCCTCATCTGGCTCCTCAACTTTATCTACTCCATTCCTGCTCATATATTTTCCACGAACGGGAATGCGAACAGCACGGAG actcTGATGCTGGTGAGCAGTACGACGCGCCCCCTGCTGGGCTGCGTGTGGAATTTCCCCTCCACCTATAGTGGCCTGGCCTATGCCACCACCTCTATAGTGATCCATGAGGTATTTCCCATAATCCTGATGGCTATCACCAACATGGGCTCCCTCTACACCCTCTACACCCATGGCAGGATGCGCACCTCAGCGCCAGAAGGTACGGTCATCAAACGAGTGCCAGCTGAGAGGCGAGCGGCcaag GTGATTCTCGCTCTCATTATGCTCTTCATTGCTTCTTGGGGAACCAGCATTATCTCCGTCAACTATTTCAACTACAATCAGGGCTCTTCGGCTGATTTCCTCCTGGTCATTGCTCGTTTTGCCAACATTATCTTCATCGCCATGTCACCTGCTATTCTGGCTGTCGGCCACAGGAAACTGCGGTCCACCATCAAGTCCTTGCTCTCGCACTGA